Proteins found in one Paenibacillus wynnii genomic segment:
- a CDS encoding DUF4177 domain-containing protein → MEKWEYKTLKFKTGGFLGGKIDEYEFQEELNIHGDEGWELISCFDTTQSQGTSRDIIVVFKRRKMVQM, encoded by the coding sequence ATGGAAAAATGGGAGTACAAAACTTTGAAGTTTAAGACCGGTGGATTTTTAGGTGGAAAAATTGATGAATATGAATTTCAAGAGGAACTGAATATTCATGGAGATGAAGGATGGGAGCTTATTTCCTGCTTTGATACAACTCAATCACAAGGTACTTCTAGGGATATAATCGTTGTTTTTAAGAGAAGAAAGATGGTACAAATGTGA
- a CDS encoding GNAT family N-acetyltransferase, which yields MSINIRTETKEDYIQVYDVNFMAFGDREDEARLVERIRESQYFVPQLSIVAENDNEIVGHLLMSKAKVVEGNSKHEVVVLAPIAVKPDFQKQGIGKQLIFEGLKRCKESNYNLILLIGHPTYYPKFGFKPARTYGLELKQFQVPDEVFMVCELKKNELCSIKGELIYPEAFFE from the coding sequence ATGTCTATTAATATTCGAACTGAAACTAAGGAAGATTACATTCAAGTCTACGATGTCAATTTCATGGCTTTTGGAGATCGTGAGGATGAGGCTAGATTAGTTGAACGAATAAGAGAATCACAATATTTTGTTCCGCAGCTCTCTATTGTCGCAGAAAATGATAATGAAATCGTAGGGCATTTATTAATGAGCAAAGCAAAGGTAGTTGAAGGGAATAGTAAACATGAAGTGGTCGTTTTAGCGCCTATTGCTGTTAAACCAGATTTTCAAAAACAAGGAATAGGAAAACAATTGATTTTCGAGGGATTAAAGAGATGTAAGGAGTCTAACTATAATCTTATATTGTTAATAGGCCATCCTACATATTATCCGAAATTCGGATTTAAACCTGCGAGAACCTATGGATTAGAATTAAAGCAATTCCAGGTTCCAGACGAAGTATTTATGGTGTGTGAATTGAAAAAGAATGAATTATGTTCTATTAAAGGTGAGTTGATATACCCGGAGGCATTTTTTGAGTAG
- a CDS encoding DinB family protein: MNLPIENSLALIETLHNRFAVLLTGLKPDDFSRKLKTQVLGSNTLDLALQRFVWHNRHHIAQIESLIKNKGW, from the coding sequence ATGAATTTACCTATCGAGAACTCTCTTGCTTTAATTGAAACACTTCATAACCGGTTCGCTGTTCTACTTACTGGTTTAAAGCCGGACGATTTTAGTAGAAAATTAAAAACCCAAGTTTTGGGGAGTAATACATTAGATCTTGCCCTTCAAAGATTTGTATGGCATAACCGACATCATATTGCTCAAATAGAATCTCTAATAAAGAATAAAGGATGGTAA
- a CDS encoding DUF3934 family protein, translated as MSAKSKGGGTGRGTGSKGWTRWNKTAKPIKIKKGVPAGPGAKGSESTKGSNSGKSGNRI; from the coding sequence ATGAGTGCAAAAAGTAAGGGTGGCGGCACAGGACGCGGTACGGGCAGTAAAGGCTGGACGCGTTGGAATAAAACGGCTAAGCCTATTAAGATCAAAAAGGGTGTGCCTGCTGGACCTGGGGCAAAGGGATCAGAATCAACAAAAGGCAGCAATTCCGGTAAGAGTGGAAACCGCATCTAA
- a CDS encoding DinB family protein: MDNSRFPIGQFKPIINIDEDGRINLINQISDITKVLRNITKELGPDQLNIPYRQDGWSIKQIVHHIADNDMNAYLRFMGRIN; the protein is encoded by the coding sequence ATGGACAATTCACGTTTTCCCATTGGTCAATTCAAACCAATAATAAATATCGATGAAGATGGAAGAATCAATCTAATCAATCAAATTTCAGATATTACTAAAGTACTAAGAAATATAACGAAAGAACTTGGACCTGATCAGCTTAATATTCCTTATCGTCAAGATGGATGGTCTATAAAACAAATCGTACACCATATAGCCGATAATGATATGAACGCTTATTTAAGATTTATGGGCAGAATTAATTGA
- a CDS encoding GNAT family N-acetyltransferase, with product MNGEYFCAFNPDNAIIGYICIGDSARVTGGYVNGIYSSAKYVDIGLGLKPELTNKGFGYNFLTSSIQFLKDQYDIHEFQLVVASFNERAIKVYERVGFVKGVHFKSRIDDIEIDFVVMNYSS from the coding sequence ATGAATGGTGAATACTTCTGCGCATTCAATCCTGACAATGCTATAATTGGTTATATTTGTATAGGTGATTCTGCTCGTGTAACTGGTGGATATGTGAATGGAATTTATAGTAGTGCTAAGTATGTAGACATTGGTTTGGGGTTGAAACCGGAATTAACAAACAAGGGTTTTGGCTATAATTTTTTAACAAGTAGTATTCAATTTCTCAAAGACCAATATGATATTCATGAATTCCAACTTGTAGTTGCATCATTTAATGAGCGTGCGATTAAAGTATATGAACGTGTTGGGTTTGTAAAAGGAGTTCATTTTAAGAGTAGGATTGATGACATTGAGATAGATTTTGTGGTCATGAATTACTCAAGCTGA
- a CDS encoding class I SAM-dependent methyltransferase — MKITSTLEHYELLIDEGNDPAQDPPALQTYMSRWDGPIFFNSLIPKHKVVLDIGVGTGRIAREVLKMDCKFLVGIDISPKTLDRARSNLSQYANVELVNSDINHFIRPNTFDAAYSVLTFLHIEDKEKALFNIYSSLKNNGTIVLSVSKDEEWLECNDRKIKLYPIKVEEYIHLLQLVGFEIESIQETESKYATIIKGKK; from the coding sequence ATGAAGATCACCAGCACACTTGAACATTATGAATTACTCATTGATGAGGGAAATGATCCAGCACAAGACCCCCCAGCGTTACAGACATACATGAGCAGATGGGATGGACCTATATTTTTCAATTCCTTGATTCCTAAACATAAAGTAGTACTGGATATTGGAGTTGGCACCGGAAGAATAGCAAGAGAAGTATTAAAGATGGATTGTAAGTTCCTAGTGGGTATTGATATTTCACCGAAGACTTTAGATCGGGCCCGATCAAACCTAAGTCAGTACGCGAACGTTGAGTTAGTAAATAGCGATATTAATCATTTTATTCGTCCCAATACGTTTGACGCTGCTTATAGTGTACTGACCTTTTTACATATTGAAGATAAGGAAAAGGCGCTTTTTAACATTTACAGTTCACTTAAGAATAACGGGACTATTGTTCTATCCGTCAGTAAAGATGAAGAATGGCTCGAGTGCAACGATAGAAAAATAAAGCTATATCCAATTAAAGTAGAAGAATATATTCATTTATTACAATTGGTCGGATTTGAGATTGAATCTATTCAGGAGACCGAAAGTAAATATGCAACAATAATTAAAGGGAAGAAGTAA
- a CDS encoding NUDIX hydrolase, with the protein MSDPKHIITAGAIVMNDREEILLIKGPRRGWEPPGGRVEIGESIRDAAIRETKEESGIDIEIINFCGIFQNVTGSICSTLFFGKPIGGELTTSVESLEVGFFPLSEALEMVTWKSFRQRIEYSLNPESQPFYIEF; encoded by the coding sequence ATGAGTGATCCCAAACATATTATTACTGCAGGAGCCATAGTCATGAATGATCGGGAAGAAATCTTATTAATCAAAGGTCCACGTAGAGGTTGGGAACCACCTGGAGGGCGAGTTGAGATAGGAGAATCTATAAGAGATGCAGCGATCAGAGAGACAAAAGAAGAATCCGGGATTGATATAGAAATAATAAACTTTTGTGGGATATTTCAGAATGTTACGGGCTCTATTTGTAGCACTCTATTTTTTGGGAAACCGATTGGAGGAGAACTCACGACATCGGTCGAGAGTCTAGAAGTTGGATTCTTCCCTTTAAGTGAGGCATTAGAAATGGTGACATGGAAAAGCTTTAGGCAAAGAATTGAATACAGTTTAAATCCTGAATCACAACCGTTTTATATAGAATTTTAA
- a CDS encoding NUDIX domain-containing protein, whose amino-acid sequence MKINWFTTYQIPDELVTFAVILAKYNKDYVIIKNRNRGGWEIPGGRREEGETIQQTACRELYEETGAVKFNTAPYGIYSYNDTYGMAFVAEVVEIEKLPDFEIEEIKFVEVLPRNLNFGILFHHLTEKLEEVKSKLDWQSVHMKN is encoded by the coding sequence ATGAAAATTAATTGGTTTACAACATATCAAATACCTGATGAATTGGTTACCTTCGCCGTAATATTAGCAAAATATAATAAAGACTATGTAATCATCAAAAACCGAAACCGTGGTGGATGGGAGATTCCCGGTGGAAGAAGAGAAGAAGGGGAAACCATACAACAAACAGCTTGTCGGGAGCTTTATGAGGAGACGGGAGCAGTTAAATTCAATACCGCCCCATATGGAATATATTCCTATAATGATACATACGGAATGGCATTTGTTGCTGAAGTAGTTGAGATTGAAAAACTGCCCGATTTTGAAATAGAAGAAATAAAATTTGTTGAAGTACTACCACGAAACTTAAATTTCGGAATTTTGTTTCATCATTTGACCGAAAAGCTTGAGGAGGTAAAGAGCAAATTGGATTGGCAATCTGTTCATATGAAAAATTGA
- a CDS encoding S66 family peptidase produces MRAEKLKAGDEIRVISPAESLSIITAENIEQAVRHLKKFGFEVTFSKHASERDDFDSSAIESRIEDLHAAFLDPRVKGILTAIGGFNSNQLLRDIDYSIIKNNPKRLCGYSDITVLSNAIYAKTGLITYSGPHFSTFAMRYGNDYTLDYFQKLMIEKKDITVGHSEQWSDDLWFLDQENRNYEKNQGPYTINQGEAKGTIIGGNLCTLNLLQGTEYMPSLADSILFLEDDYEVSPATFDRDLQSLIHQSGFEQVNGIVIGRFQKASMMTRNLLTKIIKTKKELAGIPVIADVDFGHTAPLITFPIGGRAKIKAFETVTEIIISEN; encoded by the coding sequence ATGAGAGCAGAAAAGTTAAAAGCAGGGGATGAGATACGGGTAATATCACCTGCGGAAAGCTTATCGATTATCACAGCTGAGAATATAGAACAGGCCGTAAGGCATCTAAAGAAATTCGGGTTTGAGGTCACATTTTCAAAACATGCATCTGAAAGAGATGATTTCGATTCATCGGCGATAGAATCCAGAATAGAGGATTTACACGCTGCTTTTCTGGATCCGAGGGTCAAGGGGATATTAACAGCCATAGGTGGTTTTAATTCTAATCAGTTACTTAGAGATATTGATTACTCGATCATCAAGAACAATCCGAAGCGTCTATGCGGCTACTCCGATATAACAGTGTTAAGTAATGCTATTTATGCAAAAACAGGATTAATTACATACTCCGGACCCCATTTTTCAACCTTCGCCATGCGCTATGGGAATGATTATACACTGGATTATTTTCAGAAATTAATGATTGAGAAAAAGGATATAACAGTTGGACATTCCGAGCAGTGGAGCGATGATCTGTGGTTCTTGGATCAGGAGAATCGTAACTACGAAAAGAATCAAGGCCCGTATACCATAAACCAGGGCGAAGCGAAGGGGACTATAATTGGCGGCAATTTGTGTACATTAAACCTGCTGCAAGGCACGGAGTACATGCCTAGTCTAGCTGACTCCATCCTATTTTTAGAAGATGATTATGAGGTCTCACCCGCTACATTTGATCGAGATTTGCAATCACTAATTCATCAATCGGGGTTTGAACAAGTTAACGGAATCGTTATCGGTAGATTTCAAAAAGCATCAATGATGACAAGGAATTTATTGACGAAAATCATTAAAACGAAAAAGGAGTTAGCTGGGATTCCTGTGATAGCCGATGTGGATTTTGGACATACAGCTCCTTTAATTACATTTCCAATTGGTGGGCGGGCAAAGATAAAGGCATTTGAGACAGTGACGGAAATAATAATATCGGAGAATTAG
- a CDS encoding ArsB/NhaD family transporter — MEQQAIWAIGIFLVIYALIISEKIHRTIIAMIGGLLMVGLGIVDQETALHHIDFNTLGLLIGMMIIVSITADTGLFKYIAVWAAKKSKGNPVSILIALALITAVASAFLDNVTTVLLMVPVTFSITRQLRVPPLPFLLTQIIASNVGGTATLIGDPPNIMIGSAVKELTFLDFIINLAPIAVIVLIVYIPIFILLFRKQIQTTPALTKSIMDMDEKELITDSKLLRKCLAVLGLTIVGFFLHQTLHLESATVALAGAFLLLLLTGEHMMETAFTKVEWTTIFFFVGLFVLVSGLVETGVIAKLAAQAIELTNGDPVATSLLILWLSAIASAFLDNIPFVATMIPMIQEMGNMGVSDLEPLWWSLALGACLGGNGSLIGASANLIVAGMAGKEGHPIKFMQYLKYGFPLMILSIVISSFYVYFRYLM; from the coding sequence ATGGAACAGCAAGCAATCTGGGCGATAGGGATTTTTCTAGTTATTTACGCACTAATTATTTCTGAAAAGATACATCGGACAATTATAGCCATGATCGGTGGATTACTTATGGTTGGGCTAGGAATTGTTGATCAGGAAACGGCCCTGCATCATATTGATTTCAATACTCTTGGCCTTCTAATCGGGATGATGATTATTGTAAGCATAACCGCGGATACGGGACTGTTTAAATATATAGCCGTCTGGGCCGCCAAAAAGTCTAAAGGGAATCCAGTCAGCATACTCATTGCCTTGGCGCTGATTACAGCTGTCGCATCGGCGTTTCTGGACAACGTGACAACAGTGCTGCTTATGGTACCCGTGACCTTTAGTATTACACGTCAGCTTCGCGTGCCGCCGCTTCCCTTTTTATTAACGCAAATTATTGCCTCAAATGTCGGAGGTACAGCTACACTAATTGGTGATCCGCCAAACATTATGATTGGTAGTGCGGTTAAGGAATTAACCTTTCTTGATTTCATCATCAACTTAGCTCCGATCGCTGTTATTGTTTTAATAGTTTATATCCCTATCTTCATCCTTTTGTTTCGCAAACAAATACAAACAACGCCAGCGTTAACCAAGAGTATTATGGATATGGATGAAAAAGAGCTTATAACGGATTCTAAATTACTTCGTAAATGTCTAGCTGTATTAGGGCTTACCATTGTTGGTTTTTTCCTACATCAGACTTTACACTTAGAGTCAGCTACAGTGGCATTAGCCGGAGCTTTTCTACTGCTTCTTCTTACTGGAGAGCATATGATGGAAACAGCATTTACAAAAGTAGAATGGACCACCATATTTTTCTTCGTAGGACTGTTCGTTCTAGTTTCAGGTCTCGTAGAAACAGGTGTAATCGCCAAGCTAGCTGCACAAGCCATCGAATTAACTAACGGCGACCCGGTTGCGACCTCCTTACTAATTTTATGGCTCAGTGCCATAGCATCAGCCTTCCTGGATAATATCCCGTTTGTTGCAACTATGATTCCTATGATTCAAGAAATGGGCAATATGGGTGTAAGTGATTTGGAGCCTTTATGGTGGAGCCTGGCTTTGGGAGCCTGTCTGGGGGGGAATGGATCTCTAATTGGGGCAAGTGCCAACCTTATTGTTGCCGGCATGGCAGGTAAAGAGGGCCATCCGATTAAATTTATGCAATACCTGAAATACGGTTTTCCACTTATGATTTTATCTATCGTTATCTCGAGTTTTTACGTATACTTTAGATACTTAATGTAG
- a CDS encoding class I SAM-dependent methyltransferase produces the protein MKIVSTLEHYELLMDENNDPVQDPPQLQAYMNGWDGPIFYDFLSPNNKSILEVGVGTGRIAKEVLKRGCQYLVGIDISPKTLNRARSNLKQYTNLELVNSDIHSFIRPNAFDAAYSILTFLHIEDKEKALFNIHNSLKENGTFVLSVSRDDEWLECNDRKIKLYPIGLEEYIHLFLSVGFQIESIQETESKYATIIKGRK, from the coding sequence ATGAAAATTGTAAGTACATTAGAACATTATGAATTACTCATGGATGAGAATAATGATCCCGTACAAGACCCCCCACAATTACAAGCATATATGAACGGATGGGATGGACCGATTTTTTATGATTTTTTATCTCCCAATAATAAATCAATACTAGAAGTTGGAGTGGGCACTGGAAGAATAGCCAAAGAAGTATTAAAGAGAGGTTGTCAGTACCTTGTAGGTATAGATATTTCACCGAAGACTTTAAATAGGGCTAGATCAAACTTAAAGCAGTATACAAACTTGGAGTTAGTAAATAGCGATATTCATAGTTTTATTCGTCCAAATGCATTTGATGCAGCGTATAGTATCCTGACCTTTTTACATATCGAGGATAAGGAAAAGGCGTTATTTAACATTCACAATTCACTCAAGGAAAATGGGACGTTTGTTTTATCGGTTAGTAGAGACGATGAATGGCTCGAATGCAACGATAGGAAGATAAAGCTATATCCCATTGGTTTAGAAGAATATATTCACTTATTTCTGTCGGTAGGTTTTCAAATTGAATCTATTCAGGAAACTGAAAGTAAATATGCAACAATAATTAAAGGAAGAAAGTAA
- a CDS encoding histidine phosphatase family protein, giving the protein MKTMIYMVRHGDSPKTEGNERTRGLTDKGRSDANRITELLRNEEIDTFVSSPYTRAVLTIEELAQSLGKEVLVVEDLKEMMFSSEDKIISYKVLYPSLENMFSDPDFSLPGGESSRICQKRSIGILKEILKKYRGQKVVIGTHGIVMTLMMGYFDSQYDLDFLLHTSKPDIYRMEFNEEDLIGTERMWN; this is encoded by the coding sequence ATGAAAACTATGATTTACATGGTAAGGCATGGTGACTCACCTAAAACTGAAGGAAACGAGAGAACACGCGGCCTAACTGACAAGGGGCGGTCAGATGCCAACAGAATAACTGAATTGTTGAGAAATGAGGAAATAGATACGTTCGTTTCGAGTCCGTATACAAGGGCTGTTTTAACAATAGAGGAATTAGCTCAGTCTTTAGGTAAAGAGGTATTAGTTGTTGAGGATTTAAAAGAAATGATGTTTTCAAGTGAAGATAAAATTATCTCTTATAAGGTGCTGTATCCATCTCTAGAGAATATGTTTTCTGATCCGGATTTTTCATTGCCAGGTGGGGAGTCAAGTAGAATTTGCCAGAAGCGTTCTATCGGGATTTTGAAAGAAATTCTTAAGAAATATAGAGGACAGAAAGTTGTAATAGGAACTCATGGAATTGTAATGACATTAATGATGGGATACTTTGATAGTCAATATGACTTGGATTTTTTATTACATACTTCGAAACCTGATATATACAGAATGGAGTTCAATGAAGAAGACTTAATAGGAACAGAAAGAATGTGGAATTGA
- the murI gene encoding glutamate racemase — MRIAFLDSGIGGITVLNEALKQLPDENYLFFADTLHVPYGTKSMEEVNACVKQSVDIIMNEQVKALVIACNTATSSAISELRSSYSIPIIGMEPAVKPAVEMNRTTGKRVLVLATELTLKQSKYTELVSRVDDQCIVDSMPLPELVEHCEALNFDRKNIQDFFTTKLAAFDLDSYGTIVLGCTHFPYYTDILKEMLPEHIQVVDGNAGTVNRLSQVLQSTDRMYSNSSSRIEYMCSNNDPEYIKKMKRAMEILHL; from the coding sequence ATGAGGATCGCGTTTTTGGATTCAGGGATCGGTGGGATCACCGTTTTAAATGAGGCATTGAAGCAACTGCCTGACGAAAACTATTTGTTTTTCGCAGATACCCTACATGTTCCGTACGGAACGAAATCCATGGAAGAAGTTAATGCATGTGTTAAACAATCTGTAGACATAATAATGAATGAGCAAGTTAAAGCACTGGTTATCGCATGTAATACAGCAACAAGTTCAGCCATTTCAGAACTAAGAAGCTCCTATAGTATACCTATCATCGGGATGGAGCCTGCGGTCAAACCTGCTGTGGAAATGAATCGTACAACCGGTAAAAGAGTGCTGGTCCTCGCCACTGAACTGACTTTAAAGCAATCCAAATATACAGAGCTGGTCTCTCGTGTAGATGATCAGTGCATCGTGGATTCGATGCCTCTACCTGAACTTGTGGAGCACTGCGAAGCACTTAACTTCGACAGGAAGAATATTCAGGATTTTTTTACAACAAAACTGGCAGCCTTTGACCTAGATAGCTATGGCACAATTGTACTAGGTTGCACACATTTTCCTTACTACACCGACATCTTGAAAGAGATGCTGCCTGAACATATTCAAGTGGTTGATGGAAATGCCGGTACTGTAAATAGGTTATCCCAAGTATTGCAAAGCACAGATCGCATGTATTCAAATAGCTCGTCAAGGATAGAATATATGTGCTCCAATAATGATCCGGAATACATTAAGAAGATGAAAAGGGCAATGGAAATCCTGCATCTTTAA
- a CDS encoding GNAT family N-acetyltransferase — protein sequence MFEIIDVHNGNVDEKGFFCMRSKPKSKGYQNKLAWLKQRFQEDLKLKIVEEDGQPKGFIEYMPSEVAWRGINGINYMIIHCLWIVGRGKGKGYGSILLEACINDARLQGKSGVAMITSSETWLADKSFFMKFGFESVAQAPPCFELIVKRFDKEPIPRFNVGWDERASEYIEGITILKSDQCPYIEDAVKIILEVAEERSIRSQVIDLTDCEQAQRAPSAYGVFNVIFNGRVLTYHPVTKREFNKLLDISGV from the coding sequence ATGTTCGAAATTATTGATGTCCATAACGGAAATGTAGATGAAAAAGGATTTTTCTGTATGAGAAGTAAACCTAAATCTAAAGGTTATCAAAACAAACTTGCATGGCTAAAACAGAGATTTCAAGAAGATCTGAAATTAAAGATTGTTGAAGAGGATGGACAACCCAAAGGATTTATAGAATATATGCCAAGCGAAGTAGCTTGGAGAGGAATAAACGGTATTAATTACATGATCATTCATTGCCTTTGGATTGTGGGTAGAGGAAAAGGTAAAGGTTATGGGTCTATATTGCTTGAAGCCTGTATAAATGATGCAAGATTACAAGGGAAATCTGGAGTGGCGATGATCACTAGTTCGGAAACATGGTTAGCGGATAAATCTTTTTTTATGAAGTTTGGTTTTGAATCTGTAGCTCAAGCTCCACCTTGCTTTGAATTAATTGTTAAGAGATTTGATAAGGAACCCATACCGAGATTTAATGTGGGTTGGGATGAGCGGGCTAGTGAGTATATAGAGGGTATAACCATTTTAAAATCTGACCAATGTCCCTATATTGAGGATGCCGTGAAGATAATTCTTGAAGTGGCAGAAGAAAGGTCTATACGATCACAAGTAATCGATTTGACGGACTGTGAACAAGCACAAAGAGCTCCCTCTGCTTATGGGGTGTTTAATGTGATTTTTAACGGTCGCGTTCTTACATATCATCCAGTTACCAAACGAGAATTTAATAAACTACTAGATATCAGTGGAGTTTGA
- a CDS encoding DUF1801 domain-containing protein — protein MNNTIANLGVAAVFDGYPPALHRRLMQLRQLIFETAEEIDGVGKLEEELRWGQPSYITSESKSGSMIRIDRWKSSHTQYAMYFHCQTTLVDTFRTVFPNEFRYEGNRAIIFDEDDDVPVEALKTCIAWALTYHSGKRTSRGK, from the coding sequence GTGAACAATACCATAGCGAATCTGGGCGTTGCAGCCGTATTTGATGGATACCCACCAGCGCTGCACCGCAGGCTCATGCAGTTGCGTCAGTTGATCTTCGAAACTGCAGAAGAAATCGACGGGGTGGGCAAACTGGAAGAGGAACTCAGGTGGGGTCAACCTTCATACATTACCTCAGAATCGAAGAGTGGAAGCATGATCCGAATCGATCGATGGAAATCCAGCCACACGCAATATGCCATGTATTTTCATTGCCAAACGACCCTGGTAGATACATTCCGAACTGTCTTTCCGAACGAGTTCAGATACGAAGGGAATCGGGCGATCATATTTGACGAGGACGATGATGTTCCTGTTGAAGCGCTCAAGACCTGCATCGCATGGGCTCTTACCTATCACAGCGGCAAACGCACCAGTAGAGGGAAATGA
- a CDS encoding LysE family translocator — MTVFLKGLIIGLSIAAPVGPIGILCIRRTLNQGRLYGFISGAGAATADAFYGCVAAFGLTIISHFLMEQRLWIQFVGGLFLLYMGIQSMRSVPSTNTRISSSEGLLTSYLSTFILTITNPMTILAFIGVFAGLGISSGSNTEAIFLVTGVFMGSLFWWLLLSNGIGLIKGFMNNNLMAWINRCSGMVLIIFGIVALIKIYL; from the coding sequence ATGACAGTATTTTTGAAAGGATTGATTATTGGTCTCTCAATAGCAGCTCCAGTGGGACCCATTGGTATTTTGTGTATCCGTCGAACCTTAAATCAAGGGAGATTATACGGTTTTATTTCTGGAGCGGGAGCAGCAACGGCTGATGCATTCTATGGGTGTGTTGCAGCGTTTGGCTTAACCATAATTTCCCACTTCCTAATGGAACAGAGATTATGGATACAATTTGTTGGAGGATTGTTTTTATTATACATGGGGATTCAGTCTATGAGATCAGTTCCAAGTACTAATACAAGGATCTCTTCCTCAGAGGGATTATTAACTTCTTATCTATCAACATTCATACTGACCATAACAAATCCAATGACCATACTAGCCTTTATTGGAGTTTTCGCTGGATTAGGTATTTCAAGTGGAAGTAACACAGAAGCTATTTTTTTAGTAACAGGAGTATTTATGGGCTCGCTGTTTTGGTGGTTATTATTAAGCAATGGTATTGGACTGATAAAAGGGTTTATGAATAATAATTTAATGGCTTGGATAAATCGTTGTTCTGGCATGGTTCTAATCATTTTTGGAATAGTAGCGTTAATAAAGATCTATCTCTAG
- a CDS encoding DUF5071 domain-containing protein, whose protein sequence is MNSLIQKLAWDTPIEEKENAMKRLQFIKDKDLHLLLQPISKAYWDGAAEVIINLGYPRVHTILPGLLEWIQDINWPGARQILDLLREIGDPVIPYIKDVFNQHSDDVEWVEWIFELLVDNWNKNQILQIEEELIQMSKGRKNDIKALRTLWVHDIYQTEIINAILQEKKRNITSEIIELEKLNPGIDCMDLDRRLNEVIFKPKFIKQYFEQNKVRFSF, encoded by the coding sequence GTGAATAGTTTAATCCAAAAGTTAGCATGGGACACTCCAATAGAAGAAAAAGAAAATGCGATGAAGAGACTGCAGTTTATTAAAGATAAGGATCTCCATCTATTATTGCAGCCTATTTCCAAAGCTTATTGGGATGGAGCAGCAGAAGTAATAATAAACCTAGGCTATCCACGTGTGCATACTATTTTACCGGGATTACTTGAGTGGATTCAGGATATAAATTGGCCAGGTGCAAGACAGATATTAGACTTATTAAGAGAAATTGGTGATCCGGTAATTCCATATATTAAAGATGTGTTTAATCAACATAGTGATGATGTGGAATGGGTTGAGTGGATATTTGAATTATTGGTTGATAATTGGAATAAGAATCAGATCCTACAAATTGAGGAAGAGCTAATTCAAATGTCTAAAGGAAGAAAAAATGATATAAAAGCTTTGCGAACTTTATGGGTTCACGATATATACCAAACTGAAATCATTAATGCGATATTACAGGAAAAGAAGAGGAATATAACCTCTGAGATTATCGAACTTGAGAAATTAAATCCAGGGATAGACTGCATGGATCTTGATAGAAGATTGAATGAAGTGATCTTCAAGCCTAAATTTATTAAACAATATTTTGAGCAAAATAAGGTGAGATTTTCATTTTGA